In the Alkalibacter saccharofermentans DSM 14828 genome, one interval contains:
- a CDS encoding aldehyde ferredoxin oxidoreductase family protein, with the protein MNGYNGTVLRVNLTDKKVTKEPLNLEEAQKFIGGRGLATKMLMDEIDPQIDALSADNKLIFVTGPLTGTPTPTGGRYMVVTKSPLTGTVACSNSGGYWGAELKFAGYDAIILEGKADSPVYLNIVDDEVELKDASSIWGKLVSETTDILEQAHGGKVKVATIGPAGEKLSKIAAVMNDRGRAAGRSGVGAVMGSKNLKAVVVKGSSKVAIADNDKLKEVFARCMSKIKENGVTGQGLPAYGTAVLVNIINENGVFPTNNFQEGVFDKADEISGENLAEKYLKKKDPCYRCPIGCGRYCEIDDIKGQGPEYETIWAFGSDCGVSNLGNIIKANYWCNEYGIDTISAGATIAAAMELYQRGLIKDDELAGGEKLEWGNDEAIVEWTKKMGAVEGFGAKMAEGSYRLCESYGAPELSMSVKKQELPAYDSRGIQGQGVQYATSNRGGCHVRGYMISPEILGVPEKLDRFALDGKAEWAKLYQDFTAAIDSSGLCLFTSFAMGADDYADMVNAVCGTNMTGNDFIEAGERIWNLEKVFNLNAGIDSGQDKLPKRLVDEPMPDGPSKGWVTKLDELLPQYYSVRGWSSDGIPTAEKLSGLGIGGYTPL; encoded by the coding sequence ATGAACGGATATAACGGAACTGTGCTTAGAGTAAATTTAACCGACAAGAAAGTGACTAAAGAGCCTTTGAACTTGGAGGAGGCACAAAAATTCATCGGAGGAAGAGGCCTTGCGACAAAAATGCTTATGGATGAGATCGATCCTCAGATAGACGCATTAAGTGCCGACAATAAGCTGATATTTGTAACTGGGCCACTTACAGGCACCCCTACTCCAACTGGTGGAAGATACATGGTCGTCACGAAATCTCCTCTTACCGGAACTGTAGCATGTTCAAACTCGGGGGGATACTGGGGAGCAGAGCTTAAATTTGCAGGTTACGATGCCATTATTCTTGAAGGCAAGGCGGACAGTCCTGTATATCTTAATATCGTGGATGATGAAGTTGAGTTAAAAGATGCATCTTCAATCTGGGGCAAGCTTGTATCTGAGACTACAGATATTTTAGAGCAGGCTCATGGTGGAAAGGTTAAAGTAGCCACTATCGGCCCGGCGGGGGAAAAGCTATCAAAAATAGCCGCTGTAATGAACGATAGGGGAAGAGCTGCAGGCCGTTCCGGCGTCGGTGCGGTTATGGGATCAAAAAATCTTAAGGCAGTTGTTGTAAAAGGAAGCAGCAAAGTAGCAATTGCGGATAACGACAAGCTGAAAGAAGTATTTGCTAGATGCATGAGCAAGATTAAAGAAAATGGCGTTACCGGGCAGGGGCTTCCGGCTTATGGAACAGCAGTGCTTGTAAATATAATCAACGAAAACGGAGTTTTTCCCACAAACAACTTCCAAGAGGGAGTCTTCGACAAAGCTGATGAAATAAGTGGAGAAAACTTGGCAGAAAAATACCTAAAGAAAAAAGATCCTTGCTACAGATGTCCTATCGGATGCGGAAGATACTGCGAGATAGACGACATAAAAGGTCAAGGACCTGAGTACGAAACGATTTGGGCTTTTGGGTCTGACTGTGGAGTTTCGAATCTAGGCAACATAATAAAGGCCAACTACTGGTGCAACGAATATGGAATAGACACTATATCTGCAGGAGCCACCATAGCTGCGGCCATGGAACTTTATCAAAGAGGCCTCATAAAAGATGATGAACTGGCGGGAGGAGAAAAGCTGGAGTGGGGCAATGACGAGGCGATAGTAGAATGGACCAAAAAAATGGGAGCAGTAGAAGGCTTCGGAGCAAAAATGGCTGAAGGATCATACAGGCTATGTGAAAGCTATGGAGCTCCCGAGTTGTCAATGAGCGTTAAAAAACAAGAGCTACCTGCTTACGATTCGAGAGGAATCCAAGGGCAAGGCGTCCAGTATGCAACTTCTAACAGAGGAGGATGCCATGTAAGAGGTTACATGATATCTCCTGAGATTTTAGGGGTTCCTGAAAAGCTCGATAGATTTGCTCTAGACGGAAAAGCTGAATGGGCCAAGCTTTATCAAGACTTCACCGCTGCGATAGACTCTTCGGGCTTGTGCCTGTTTACTTCCTTCGCAATGGGAGCAGACGATTATGCAGATATGGTCAATGCGGTTTGCGGCACCAACATGACAGGAAACGATTTTATAGAAGCAGGAGAAAGAATTTGGAACCTTGAAAAAGTGTTCAATTTAAATGCAGGCATAGATTCCGGTCAAGACAAGCTTCCCAAAAGACTTGTTGATGAGCCGATGCCTGATGGTCCCTCTAAAGGCTGGGTGACAAAACTTGATGAGCTTCTGCCTCAATACTATAGCGTCAGAGGCTGGAGCAGCGATGGAATACCTACAGCTGAAAAATTATCGGGACTTGGAATCGGCGGATATACTCCATTATAG
- a CDS encoding MoaD/ThiS family protein: MKFKVKLFATLREGRGKILDMDESEGTVIKEVAQKLDIPEKDIAILLLNGRDAKLSDLISEGDTISIFPPVGGG; this comes from the coding sequence ATGAAGTTTAAAGTTAAGCTCTTTGCCACATTGCGTGAAGGCAGAGGCAAGATTTTGGATATGGACGAAAGCGAAGGAACCGTCATAAAGGAAGTGGCCCAAAAACTTGATATACCAGAAAAGGATATTGCAATATTGCTTTTAAACGGCAGAGACGCTAAACTGTCGGATCTTATCTCGGAGGGCGATACCATATCTATATTTCCACCTGTTGGAGGAGGTTGA
- a CDS encoding HesA/MoeB/ThiF family protein, translated as MDKRYARNIGMFSEEEMNQLLTKKVCVVGCGGLGGYILEMIARLGVKSITPIDGDVFDETNLNRQLLSDEGSMGFEKALKAKKRINEINSSVEVKPLVDRVDESNGLQILAGHDVIIDAVDNIKTRKMLQDLAEKLDIPLVHGAIAGWYGQVTTIYPGDRTFDLIYPNECENGRGIEAKLGNPSFTPALVASIQVSEAVKVMLGRGKLLRKELLYIDTLNQEYDKIEIGN; from the coding sequence ATGGACAAGAGGTATGCCAGAAATATAGGAATGTTCAGCGAAGAAGAAATGAATCAACTTTTGACAAAGAAGGTATGCGTGGTTGGGTGTGGAGGCCTAGGCGGGTATATTCTCGAAATGATTGCAAGGCTTGGCGTCAAGTCCATTACCCCTATAGACGGCGATGTTTTTGACGAAACCAATTTAAACCGACAGCTATTGTCAGACGAAGGATCTATGGGTTTTGAAAAGGCACTAAAAGCAAAAAAAAGGATAAACGAAATAAATTCCTCGGTGGAGGTTAAGCCCCTCGTAGACAGGGTTGATGAATCAAATGGTCTCCAGATTCTAGCGGGGCATGATGTAATTATCGATGCTGTGGATAATATCAAGACAAGAAAGATGCTTCAAGACTTGGCAGAAAAATTAGATATTCCCCTGGTTCATGGAGCGATAGCAGGGTGGTATGGACAGGTGACGACAATTTATCCAGGAGATAGAACTTTTGATCTTATTTATCCTAACGAGTGCGAAAACGGAAGAGGGATAGAGGCGAAGCTGGGCAATCCTTCATTTACACCTGCCCTTGTTGCATCAATTCAAGTGAGCGAAGCCGTCAAGGTGATGCTGGGCCGGGGAAAGCTCTTGCGCAAAGAGCTCCTATATATAGATACGTTGAATCAGGAGTACGATAAAATTGAAATCGGCAATTAA
- the trhA gene encoding PAQR family membrane homeostasis protein TrhA, with protein sequence MKINVREPINTLTHFIGFVLSVIGFVYLLIRSIMEGNATYIVSSTVFSLGLMGLYFASSLYHCKVAGEKVITRLRKLDHVMIFVLIAATYTPVCLITLKGITGYTLLAVIWTLALAGMIVKMFFINVPRWVSTGLYLFLGWASVSVIKPLASQLPTAGMSLLVAGGLFYTIGAVIYGTKSTKIKFGPFGFHEIFHLFILMGSLAHYLMVSLYIIR encoded by the coding sequence ATGAAAATAAATGTACGCGAACCTATCAATACCCTGACACACTTTATTGGTTTCGTTTTGTCAGTAATAGGCTTTGTCTATCTATTGATCCGATCCATTATGGAGGGTAATGCAACTTATATAGTAAGCAGCACGGTTTTTTCATTGGGACTCATGGGGCTGTATTTCGCTTCCTCTCTATACCACTGCAAAGTAGCAGGGGAGAAGGTCATCACCCGTCTAAGAAAACTGGACCATGTGATGATTTTCGTGCTTATCGCAGCCACTTACACCCCCGTTTGTTTGATTACTCTTAAAGGAATTACAGGCTATACCCTTTTAGCAGTCATTTGGACTCTTGCCCTGGCAGGAATGATAGTCAAGATGTTTTTCATCAACGTCCCCAGATGGGTATCAACCGGCCTTTACCTTTTTTTAGGCTGGGCAAGCGTTTCGGTAATTAAGCCTTTGGCGTCACAATTACCAACAGCAGGAATGTCTCTTTTGGTAGCAGGAGGCCTGTTTTATACTATCGGCGCTGTCATATATGGAACAAAAAGCACAAAGATAAAATTCGGACCTTTCGGTTTCCACGAAATCTTTCACCTTTTCATACTTATGGGAAGCCTAGCCCATTATCTGATGGTAAGCTTGTATATAATACGATAA
- a CDS encoding DUF1836 domain-containing protein: protein MEKYYEPPEISQIPDIKLYMDQMIEYLELRLAPLKWEGDKAIITKTMVNNYVKAGLIEKPEKKKYSKSQIMDLMMACHFKNVLSIEEIAELFRIKEKFALKDEFYASYRNACLKMEEADLGDRSARDDWQNIIKSIIMSDYYKRMAKRALKDKCLSGKD from the coding sequence ATGGAAAAATACTACGAACCCCCGGAAATTTCACAAATACCAGACATCAAACTCTACATGGATCAGATGATAGAGTATCTAGAGCTCAGGCTCGCGCCTTTGAAGTGGGAAGGTGACAAAGCCATAATCACAAAGACGATGGTAAACAACTACGTAAAAGCAGGTCTTATTGAAAAGCCTGAAAAGAAAAAATACTCTAAGAGCCAGATTATGGACCTGATGATGGCGTGTCATTTCAAGAATGTTTTATCTATAGAGGAAATTGCAGAGCTTTTCCGGATAAAAGAAAAGTTCGCTCTAAAAGATGAGTTTTATGCCTCCTATCGAAATGCCTGCTTGAAAATGGAAGAAGCAGATTTGGGCGACCGGTCTGCAAGAGACGATTGGCAAAACATAATAAAATCCATAATCATGTCAGACTACTATAAGCGTATGGCAAAGAGAGCACTCAAAGATAAATGCCTAAGCGGCAAGGATTGA
- a CDS encoding anthranilate synthase component II codes for MILMIDNYDSFTYNLVQYIECIGPKVNVARNDKITVEEIRELKPDVIVISPGPGRPEDAGISLELVKEFKGEIPILGICLGHQTIAQAFGGKIVTARQPVHGKVNEVAHNGKGIFNGIKNPLKVTRYHSLVVERDTLPDLFEITCETDEGEIMGIRHKSLPVEGIQFHPEAILTEMGMELLRNFWEMQGGKA; via the coding sequence TTGATATTGATGATTGACAATTATGATTCATTTACATACAATTTGGTGCAGTATATCGAGTGCATCGGTCCAAAAGTGAATGTGGCGCGAAATGACAAGATAACTGTTGAAGAAATAAGAGAGTTAAAGCCGGATGTGATCGTGATATCACCAGGACCGGGAAGGCCCGAGGATGCAGGGATATCACTTGAGCTGGTTAAAGAATTTAAAGGGGAAATACCAATCTTGGGGATTTGCCTGGGGCATCAAACAATAGCCCAAGCATTCGGAGGCAAGATAGTTACGGCGCGTCAGCCGGTTCATGGCAAGGTAAACGAAGTTGCTCACAATGGAAAAGGTATATTTAACGGAATTAAAAACCCGCTAAAGGTTACGCGGTATCATTCTCTTGTAGTTGAGAGAGACACGCTTCCGGATTTGTTTGAAATAACCTGTGAGACAGACGAGGGTGAGATCATGGGAATTAGGCATAAAAGTCTTCCGGTGGAAGGCATACAGTTTCATCCTGAAGCGATTTTGACGGAGATGGGCATGGAGCTTTTAAGAAATTTTTGGGAGATGCAAGGAGGCAAAGCATGA
- the pabB gene encoding aminodeoxychorismate synthase component I, which produces MIREIDGIYVDAFALFSCFKDEPYPFLLESGMCHDDLGRYSIIGWDPFLLFKSKEGSVEVKHGGKVEVSEADPFDLLKEYMEKYRQISERTLPFTGGAVGYFSYDLKNLLEKLPRTAAKDVDICDMHFGFYDETVIIDHRDKKTYAATYGITGKKESILDGICKRVKTYFEKSGAVSSDIGFDPQDREETSFTSNFTKEDYLKALDKIHEYIRQGDIYQTNLTQRFTADLKTTPEKLYRVLRKVNPAPFASFIPMDEGVIVSSSPERFMRLTGKNAETRPIKGTLPRGKTAAEDEANKKALSASEKDKAELLMIVDLERNDLGRVAKTGSVEVTELYNIETYPTVFHLVSTVKAELKEQAQAVDLVKATFPGGSITGAPKIRAMEIIDELEPTERNIYTGSIGYLDFNGDMDLNIVIRTILCKGKKAYFQAGGGIVWDSDNELEYEETYHKAAALMKSIEIANKLGD; this is translated from the coding sequence ATGATAAGAGAAATTGACGGCATATACGTGGATGCCTTTGCCTTGTTTTCTTGCTTTAAGGACGAACCATATCCGTTTTTACTGGAAAGCGGAATGTGCCACGACGACTTGGGCAGATATTCGATTATCGGATGGGACCCTTTCCTGCTTTTTAAAAGCAAAGAAGGCTCTGTGGAAGTAAAACATGGCGGCAAAGTCGAAGTGTCGGAAGCAGATCCTTTTGATTTGCTTAAAGAATATATGGAAAAGTACAGGCAAATATCTGAGAGAACCCTGCCTTTTACAGGAGGCGCCGTGGGGTATTTTTCTTACGATTTAAAAAACCTTCTTGAGAAGCTTCCCCGTACAGCGGCAAAAGACGTGGATATATGCGATATGCATTTTGGGTTTTACGACGAGACGGTTATTATAGATCATCGAGATAAAAAGACTTATGCGGCTACATATGGAATTACCGGCAAAAAAGAATCAATACTTGATGGGATCTGCAAAAGGGTTAAAACTTATTTCGAAAAAAGCGGCGCTGTATCTTCTGATATTGGGTTTGATCCACAGGATCGGGAGGAGACGAGCTTTACCTCGAACTTTACTAAGGAAGATTATTTGAAGGCCCTTGACAAAATCCATGAATATATCAGACAGGGAGATATATACCAGACCAACTTGACTCAGAGATTTACAGCTGACCTTAAGACTACTCCGGAAAAACTCTACAGGGTACTTAGAAAAGTCAACCCCGCGCCGTTCGCTTCATTCATACCCATGGATGAAGGGGTCATTGTCAGTAGCTCCCCTGAACGCTTCATGAGATTGACTGGAAAAAATGCAGAGACTAGACCTATAAAGGGTACCCTTCCCAGAGGCAAGACGGCTGCTGAAGATGAGGCGAATAAAAAAGCCTTGTCAGCAAGCGAAAAGGATAAGGCGGAGCTGCTGATGATAGTAGATTTAGAGAGAAACGACCTGGGAAGAGTCGCGAAGACAGGAAGCGTAGAGGTGACGGAGCTTTACAATATAGAAACCTACCCAACCGTATTCCATCTCGTATCTACAGTTAAGGCTGAATTAAAAGAACAAGCCCAGGCTGTGGATTTAGTAAAGGCAACGTTTCCGGGGGGGTCCATCACAGGAGCGCCCAAGATAAGGGCCATGGAAATAATAGACGAGCTGGAGCCTACTGAGAGAAACATATACACCGGATCCATCGGGTATTTGGATTTTAATGGAGACATGGATTTGAATATCGTCATCAGAACTATATTGTGCAAGGGCAAAAAAGCGTACTTTCAAGCCGGCGGCGGAATAGTTTGGGATTCTGACAACGAGCTTGAGTACGAAGAGACATATCATAAGGCGGCTGCTTTGATGAAAAGCATTGAAATAGCAAACAAGTTGGGTGATTAA
- a CDS encoding aminotransferase class IV: protein MEWVSINGNLLQIDEAKIPVVSPGVMYGWGVFETLKYTEKELEMFSAHMDRLREGAGVIGLEINPSDAEIEGYCKKLMDLYDEASGVIKISAVKDVNETCVAISRRKFTYSADKYVKGFSLAVSDVARNHTSNLVRVKSDNYLENMIELEKAKRSGFDEALFFNTEGYLAEGSFTNVFCFKGQTLFTPDDNCGILSGIMRKVVIDIASEAGLKIEKGKMTKEEFHDIQEIFLTNSLVGIMPVCRVGDDLIDFFGQGTRMLYEKLKNTDLTNRR, encoded by the coding sequence ATGGAATGGGTATCGATAAACGGAAACTTGCTCCAAATAGACGAGGCAAAAATACCTGTGGTATCGCCGGGAGTCATGTACGGTTGGGGCGTTTTTGAAACATTGAAGTATACGGAAAAAGAGCTTGAGATGTTTTCTGCTCATATGGATAGGCTCCGAGAGGGTGCCGGTGTCATTGGGTTGGAAATAAATCCTTCCGACGCTGAGATTGAAGGATACTGTAAGAAGCTTATGGATTTATACGATGAAGCCAGCGGAGTGATTAAGATTTCGGCTGTGAAAGATGTGAATGAAACTTGCGTGGCCATAAGCAGGAGAAAGTTCACATATTCTGCAGATAAGTACGTCAAGGGCTTTTCATTAGCAGTATCAGATGTTGCAAGAAACCACACCAGCAATTTAGTGAGGGTCAAAAGCGACAACTATTTAGAAAATATGATAGAGCTTGAAAAAGCGAAACGGTCCGGATTCGACGAAGCGCTGTTTTTCAACACAGAGGGATATCTGGCAGAAGGATCATTTACAAACGTATTTTGTTTTAAAGGTCAAACTTTATTTACACCGGATGATAATTGTGGGATTCTCAGCGGGATAATGCGAAAAGTTGTCATAGATATAGCTTCAGAAGCTGGTCTTAAGATAGAGAAAGGCAAGATGACAAAAGAAGAATTTCATGATATCCAAGAAATATTTCTCACTAATTCCCTCGTGGGAATCATGCCCGTTTGTAGGGTAGGAGATGATCTGATAGATTTTTTTGGTCAGGGAACTAGGATGCTTTATGAAAAATTGAAAAACACCGATCTGACAAATAGGAGGTAA
- the folE gene encoding GTP cyclohydrolase I FolE, whose amino-acid sequence MDKERIEKAVREILFAVGENPDREGLVDTPKRIAKMYEEIFSGLNENPADHLEIYFQQEKYEELVLIKDIPFYSVCEHHLVPFFGKAHVGYLPKNGKLTGLSKLARVVETVAKRPQLQERLTATVADTIQRKLEPYGVIVVVEAEHMCMTMRGVKKPGSKTITSAVRGVFESDAKARSEVMSFINFGK is encoded by the coding sequence ATGGATAAAGAAAGAATAGAAAAAGCGGTTAGGGAGATACTCTTTGCAGTGGGAGAAAATCCCGATAGAGAGGGACTCGTCGACACCCCGAAGCGAATAGCCAAAATGTATGAAGAGATTTTTTCAGGGTTAAATGAAAATCCGGCAGACCATCTGGAGATATACTTTCAGCAGGAAAAGTATGAAGAGCTGGTATTGATTAAAGATATTCCTTTTTACTCAGTCTGCGAGCATCACCTGGTACCGTTTTTCGGCAAGGCCCATGTCGGGTATCTGCCTAAAAACGGTAAATTGACAGGTCTAAGTAAATTGGCTAGAGTCGTTGAGACGGTGGCTAAAAGACCGCAGCTTCAAGAAAGGTTGACGGCTACGGTTGCGGACACGATACAAAGAAAGCTTGAACCCTACGGAGTAATCGTCGTCGTAGAGGCAGAACACATGTGCATGACCATGAGAGGCGTAAAAAAGCCCGGTTCAAAGACTATAACATCTGCAGTCAGAGGAGTTTTTGAATCCGATGCCAAGGCTAGATCAGAAGTCATGTCTTTTATAAATTTCGGGAAATAG
- the folP gene encoding dihydropteroate synthase: protein MNKKTIKIDINKTELKIGEKSLIFGDKTYIMGILNVTPDSFSDGGDFVDTDKAVEHAKKMLAEGAHMIDVGGESTRPGFTSVPEDEEIRRIVPVIKRLKEETEAIISVDTTKATVAEEAIKNGGHIINDIWGLQKDKEMIAVAAKYQVPVIVMHNQDGTEYHGDMVASVVDFLKESINIAIKGGLKKENIILDPGIGFGKTPEQNMEMMARLSEIRDMGYPVLLGTSRKSMIGKILDVPPRERCVGTVATTVMGVMQGMDIVRVHDVLENAQAAKVADSIVRK from the coding sequence ATGAATAAAAAGACGATAAAAATAGATATCAACAAGACAGAGCTCAAGATAGGAGAAAAAAGTCTGATATTTGGAGACAAGACTTACATAATGGGCATTTTAAACGTCACTCCGGATTCTTTTTCGGACGGAGGCGATTTTGTAGATACGGATAAAGCTGTGGAGCATGCCAAGAAAATGCTTGCAGAGGGAGCCCACATGATAGATGTTGGCGGCGAATCAACTAGACCGGGCTTCACTTCCGTACCCGAAGATGAAGAGATAAGAAGAATCGTTCCTGTAATCAAGCGGCTAAAAGAAGAGACTGAGGCGATTATATCCGTTGACACCACTAAGGCGACGGTTGCTGAAGAGGCAATAAAAAACGGGGGCCACATCATAAACGACATTTGGGGTTTGCAGAAGGATAAAGAGATGATCGCCGTGGCAGCCAAATACCAGGTGCCTGTAATAGTGATGCATAACCAGGACGGAACTGAATATCATGGTGACATGGTGGCCAGTGTTGTTGATTTTCTAAAGGAATCTATAAACATAGCTATTAAAGGCGGCTTGAAAAAAGAAAATATCATTCTCGATCCGGGTATAGGATTTGGAAAGACTCCGGAGCAGAACATGGAGATGATGGCAAGGCTTTCAGAAATAAGAGATATGGGATACCCTGTTTTGCTTGGGACCTCCAGAAAATCCATGATAGGCAAAATCTTGGATGTTCCCCCTAGGGAAAGGTGTGTAGGAACAGTAGCCACGACTGTCATGGGAGTCATGCAGGGGATGGACATCGTAAGGGTGCACGATGTTTTGGAAAATGCCCAGGCTGCAAAAGTCGCAGATTCGATTGTGAGGAAATGA
- the folB gene encoding dihydroneopterin aldolase, whose protein sequence is MDKIIMKNMAFFARHGVMDEEKRLGQRFYVDVTLYLDLKEAGITDDLTKTAHYGRIYNKIKDQIENKRYDLIEALAENICLEVLQNFNLIQKMKVQVKKPEAPVEGIFDYMAVEVTRER, encoded by the coding sequence ATGGATAAGATAATTATGAAGAACATGGCTTTCTTTGCCCGCCATGGAGTTATGGATGAAGAAAAAAGGCTGGGTCAAAGGTTCTATGTTGATGTCACTTTGTATCTAGATCTTAAAGAAGCAGGAATTACAGATGATTTAACTAAGACAGCCCATTATGGGAGGATTTACAACAAAATAAAAGATCAAATTGAGAATAAACGGTACGACCTTATAGAGGCACTTGCGGAAAATATATGTTTAGAGGTTTTGCAAAACTTTAACCTGATACAAAAGATGAAGGTGCAGGTAAAAAAACCAGAAGCCCCAGTTGAAGGAATATTTGATTACATGGCGGTAGAGGTGACCAGGGAGAGATAA
- the folK gene encoding 2-amino-4-hydroxy-6-hydroxymethyldihydropteridine diphosphokinase: MKDIYLSIGSNIGDAKKNIERALELLKEKIEIIKVSSYYETEPVGYVDQDWFINIALKAKTDLKPWELLKFCQEIENDMKRVKTVRFGPRIIDIDILLYQDFESTDETLAVPHPRMKERAFVVVPLFEVEPDLMVGDVHLKEIMDRLEGEQIRKLGD; this comes from the coding sequence GTGAAGGACATTTACCTGAGCATAGGCAGCAACATAGGAGATGCCAAAAAAAATATTGAAAGAGCCTTGGAGCTCTTAAAAGAAAAAATTGAAATAATAAAGGTATCGTCCTATTACGAAACCGAGCCAGTAGGGTATGTTGACCAGGACTGGTTTATAAATATAGCATTAAAGGCAAAGACGGATTTGAAACCTTGGGAGCTTCTGAAGTTTTGTCAAGAAATCGAAAACGATATGAAGAGAGTCAAGACGGTGCGATTTGGTCCCCGGATTATAGATATAGATATTTTATTGTATCAGGATTTTGAATCAACCGACGAAACTCTGGCTGTTCCTCATCCCAGGATGAAGGAACGCGCATTTGTAGTCGTTCCTCTTTTTGAGGTAGAACCGGACTTGATGGTGGGAGATGTCCATTTAAAAGAAATCATGGATAGGCTCGAAGGTGAGCAGATAAGAAAATTGGGAGACTGA
- a CDS encoding HD domain-containing protein yields MDRVNKIISHELYKSYLGKIAKWEEYRSFCKHDLIHFLDVCRISWILVLEENLSLNKEVVYGAGLLHDIGRWAEYESGADHAVESALMCSEILEDCGYDAEEIDMIKDAIAAHRLKDEKKCPLGSVLSRADNLSRMCYDCGEIGECKKFQNGEKPYLLY; encoded by the coding sequence ATGGACCGAGTTAATAAAATAATTTCACACGAATTGTACAAAAGCTACCTAGGGAAAATTGCAAAGTGGGAGGAGTACAGAAGCTTCTGCAAGCATGATCTCATACATTTTCTTGATGTATGTAGAATATCATGGATTCTGGTTTTGGAAGAAAATTTAAGCCTGAATAAGGAAGTCGTTTACGGAGCAGGACTTCTTCATGATATCGGAAGATGGGCCGAGTACGAGTCAGGCGCAGACCATGCCGTAGAAAGTGCCCTCATGTGCTCTGAAATACTTGAAGACTGTGGATATGATGCCGAAGAAATAGATATGATTAAAGATGCCATTGCCGCTCATAGGCTCAAAGACGAGAAAAAGTGCCCATTAGGTTCCGTTTTATCCAGGGCGGACAATCTCTCCAGGATGTGTTATGATTGCGGGGAAATCGGAGAGTGCAAAAAGTTCCAAAATGGTGAAAAGCCGTATTTGTTGTACTGA
- a CDS encoding alpha/beta hydrolase, producing the protein MSSWQNAVIKKILRRHKLKAVFRYRSIKSKRRLQERRAAILNLIPGGEFTDVKIGNIKGQLIEAENMVPGRIILYLHGGTYCTGSVKSYRILARKLADVCNSQLLIINYRLAPENPYPGAIEDSMMAYMWLLDNGYKAKDIFIMGDSAGGGLALATGLKIKELGLDMPSGFVCMSPWTDLTLSGESFKGRAKRDSILNPKVVKKCAKLYYGDHDPADFLISPLFGDFTGFPPVMIQVGTEEMLYDDSARLVHKLKNSKVTVRFEVWKKMFHVWQFFYLVLPESREAVEGIGKFVKDPEFNEKLQTSFR; encoded by the coding sequence ATGTCAAGCTGGCAAAACGCAGTAATAAAAAAGATACTTAGAAGACACAAACTAAAGGCTGTTTTCAGATACAGAAGCATAAAATCAAAGAGGCGCTTGCAGGAGCGCCGTGCGGCTATTCTCAACCTTATACCCGGAGGTGAATTTACCGACGTAAAAATAGGCAATATAAAAGGCCAGTTGATAGAAGCGGAAAACATGGTTCCCGGCAGGATAATACTTTACCTTCACGGAGGAACTTATTGTACCGGATCTGTAAAATCCTACAGGATTTTAGCGAGAAAGCTGGCTGATGTCTGCAACAGCCAGCTTCTTATAATAAATTATAGATTAGCACCTGAAAATCCATATCCTGGGGCAATTGAAGACAGCATGATGGCGTATATGTGGCTGTTGGATAATGGCTACAAGGCAAAAGACATATTTATAATGGGAGATTCGGCGGGAGGAGGCTTGGCTTTGGCTACCGGTCTTAAGATTAAGGAGCTGGGTTTGGATATGCCCTCGGGATTTGTCTGCATGTCACCGTGGACTGACCTTACGTTAAGCGGAGAGAGCTTTAAAGGAAGGGCAAAGCGAGATTCTATTTTGAATCCTAAAGTGGTAAAAAAGTGTGCCAAGCTTTACTATGGAGATCATGATCCTGCAGATTTTTTAATTTCTCCTTTGTTTGGTGACTTCACAGGATTTCCTCCGGTAATGATTCAGGTTGGCACTGAAGAGATGCTGTATGACGATTCGGCAAGATTGGTCCATAAGCTTAAAAATTCTAAGGTAACTGTCAGGTTTGAAGTATGGAAGAAGATGTTCCACGTTTGGCAGTTTTTTTATCTTGTGCTCCCTGAAAGCAGGGAAGCTGTGGAAGGAATCGGAAAATTCGTAAAAGATCCTGAATTTAACGAAAAATTACAGACAAGCTTCCGTTGA